The stretch of DNA GCGTAGCTACGCAGTGCCCGCAGGAAGTCGATCTCGCGGAACGCGGGCCAGTACGCCTCGCAGAAGTACAGCTCGGAGTACGCGCTCTGCCAGAGCAGGAAGTTCGACATGCGCTGCTCGCCGCTGGTGCGGATGACCAGGTCGGGGTCGGGCTGGCCGGCCGTGTAGAGGTGGCGGGCGACGTCCTCGGCGGTGAGGGTCTCGGCCAGGTCGGCCAGCGAGCCGCCCGTCGCGGCCTGCTCGTGCAGGAGGGCCCGGAACGCGTCGACGACCTCCTGCCGGCCGCCGTACCCCACGGCGAGGGTGACGTGTGCCCCCGTCGAGCAGGATCGGGTGACTTCCTCGGCGTTCTTGAGCGCGCGGGCCGTGCTGTCCGGCAGCGCGTCGAGCAGCCCGGCGATGTGCATCTGCCACGCTGGTTCGGGAGTCGCGATCTTGTCGGAGACAACCTGCTCGATGACCCGCATGAGGAACGCGATCTCGGCATCCTCGCGGTGGGCGAGGTTCTCGGTGGAGCAGACGAAGACGGTCACATGCTTGATCCCGG from Parafrankia discariae encodes:
- the uppS gene encoding polyprenyl diphosphate synthase, with amino-acid sequence MPIRDLAYTVYTRRLRASLKGAELPGHVGMIMDGNRRWARQMGMANPSLGHKFGADHVEDVLSWCEAAGIKHVTVFVCSTENLAHREDAEIAFLMRVIEQVVSDKIATPEPAWQMHIAGLLDALPDSTARALKNAEEVTRSCSTGAHVTLAVGYGGRQEVVDAFRALLHEQAATGGSLADLAETLTAEDVARHLYTAGQPDPDLVIRTSGEQRMSNFLLWQSAYSELYFCEAYWPAFREIDFLRALRSYAARGRRHGA